A region from the Leptolyngbya iicbica LK genome encodes:
- the dndE gene encoding DNA sulfur modification protein DndE, whose amino-acid sequence MQPPVDRIKLSQAAKDQLIKLKRVTKIPTYNVLCRWALCRSLAEPSIPSPVPIPADSNLEMTWQVFGGAIADQLLIALKQRCHNDNLGTDPETLATQLRLHLHRGIGYLAGDPNLKSIDDLCKLALLK is encoded by the coding sequence ATGCAACCCCCAGTTGATCGCATCAAACTCTCCCAAGCCGCCAAAGACCAGCTCATCAAGCTCAAGCGCGTCACCAAAATTCCTACCTATAACGTGCTGTGTCGCTGGGCACTCTGCCGCTCCCTAGCCGAGCCCTCCATCCCATCCCCCGTCCCCATCCCCGCCGACAGTAACCTAGAGATGACCTGGCAAGTATTTGGGGGAGCGATCGCCGATCAACTCCTGATCGCCCTTAAACAGCGCTGCCACAACGACAACCTCGGCACCGATCCCGAAACCCTGGCGACCCAACTCCGCCTCCACCTTCATCGCGGCATCGGCTACCTAGCAGGCGATCCAAACCTCAAAAGCATCGACGATCTCTGTAAGCTAGCTCTTCTGAAATGA